From the Brachybacterium sillae genome, the window GGCCTGCTGGCCCGGGGCGGGCGGGGGTCGAAGAAGATCCTGATCCGCACCGACGGAGCCGGCGGCACCAAGGACTTCCTGGCCTGGCTCCAGCGGCAGCGTCTGGCCTACTCAGTGGGGTTCACCCTCCCCGCGAACACCCCTGACCTGCTGAAACGCCTCGACGAGGCGGAGGCGTGGACCCCCGCCTACGACACCGATACCGACGGGATCCGCGACGGGGCGTGGGTGGCGGAGCTGACCGGACTGCTGGACCTGTCCGGGTGGCCTGCCGGGATGCGGGTGATCGTGCGGAAGGAACGTCCTCATCCTGGGGCGCAGCTGCGGATCACCGATCACGAAGGGATGCGCATCACCGCGTTCGCCACCAACTCCCCGCGCGGCCAGCTCCCCGTCCTGGAGCTGCGTCACCGTCGCCGTGCACGCTGCGAAGACCGGATCCGTAACGCCAAGGACATGGGCCTTGAGAAGTTCCCGTTGCAGCGCTTCGCGCAGAATCAGCTCTGGTGCCAGATCATCCAGATCGCCAGCGAGCTCGTCGCCTGGATGCAGACCATAGCTCTGACCGGCCATGATGCGCGGAAGTGGGAGCCCAAACGGCTCCGCGCGCGGTTGTTCGAGATCCCCGCGACCCTCGTGCGCCGCGCCCGGCACAACCTCCTCCACCTCGCCGAACATGCACCCGAAGCCGTGAGGGTCCTGACCGGCGTCAACCGGCTCCGCACCGCCGTCGCACAGACCTAACCCGGCGAGACCACCCGCCCCTACGACCAGCAGCTCCTCTTCTCGGGAGTGGAACCCGACCGCCCGCAACGGACACTGCGACGATCTGTCATACCCGAATGCCAGAATCAGCAGCTCAACACCGGCAACGACGCCGACCCACCCCGCTCACCAGCCCGATGAAACATCGAGGTTAGTGTGTCACTCCAGGCACGCGCGAAGCGCTCACCAGCACCGATACACCCAAAACCCGCGTCGATACCCCAGAGAGGTCCAAGTCAGGAGGAAATCAGTCGCGTGTATCTGGAGAACTACGGGGTCTACGGGGCACGCAAGGTCCACGCCCAGCTGCGCCGCGA encodes:
- a CDS encoding IS1380 family transposase, which translates into the protein MSHPTLFFYPRPRVDVAEVPALSHAGAVLLTDTIHATGLASSLREALAPWTKPLAEHHAAKVLLDLALTLAIGGEHASDTDLLRCEPGLFGDVASAPTISRTLTTLAQDAPTVIEAISKARRAARERAWALAGDHSPAAGVSAKNPLVIDLDATLINVHSEKEQAAPTFKRGFGYHPLCAFLDHGSEGTGEPLAIQLRPGNAGSNTAADHITVTRQALAQLPAGLLARGGRGSKKILIRTDGAGGTKDFLAWLQRQRLAYSVGFTLPANTPDLLKRLDEAEAWTPAYDTDTDGIRDGAWVAELTGLLDLSGWPAGMRVIVRKERPHPGAQLRITDHEGMRITAFATNSPRGQLPVLELRHRRRARCEDRIRNAKDMGLEKFPLQRFAQNQLWCQIIQIASELVAWMQTIALTGHDARKWEPKRLRARLFEIPATLVRRARHNLLHLAEHAPEAVRVLTGVNRLRTAVAQT